In one window of Deinococcus sonorensis KR-87 DNA:
- a CDS encoding carbohydrate ABC transporter permease: MLHNPPRVSTTAPPTVPRRSRLLRHESRMAVAFITPAMALFLVFTALPAVVALFLSFTNYDILSPVRWVGLANYQRLLTDDLFRRGVLNVAFYAAMFVPLMIVLSLSLALALNRPRPGMVLFRTLFYLPAVTSSIAAATIWSWMFQKDYGVVNQALGVIGIQGPNWLASSDTAMYAIVIVTLWQGLGSNIIIYLAGLSGVPKFLYEAAALDGASPWQQFWFITVPTLRTTTFFVVFMSLVGAFQLFDQAYVMTQGGPGYATTTAVYQIYSNGFTQLRMGYASAQAVVLAIAILCVSLLSMRLNRDVTGA; encoded by the coding sequence ATGCTGCACAATCCACCCCGCGTGTCGACCACCGCTCCCCCGACCGTGCCGCGCCGCTCCCGGCTGCTGCGCCACGAGTCACGCATGGCGGTCGCGTTCATCACTCCGGCGATGGCGCTGTTTCTGGTGTTCACTGCGCTGCCCGCCGTGGTGGCTCTGTTCCTGAGCTTCACCAACTACGACATCCTCAGCCCCGTCCGGTGGGTCGGTCTCGCCAACTACCAGCGGCTCCTGACCGACGACCTGTTCCGGCGCGGCGTCCTGAACGTCGCGTTCTACGCGGCGATGTTCGTGCCGCTGATGATCGTGCTGTCGCTGTCGCTCGCGCTGGCGCTCAACCGCCCGCGCCCCGGCATGGTCCTGTTCCGCACGCTCTTCTACCTTCCGGCCGTCACGTCCAGCATCGCCGCCGCGACCATCTGGAGCTGGATGTTCCAGAAGGACTACGGCGTGGTGAATCAGGCGCTCGGGGTGATCGGCATCCAGGGCCCCAACTGGCTCGCCAGCAGCGACACGGCCATGTACGCCATCGTGATCGTGACGCTCTGGCAGGGCCTGGGCAGCAACATCATCATCTATCTGGCGGGCCTCAGCGGGGTGCCGAAGTTCCTGTACGAGGCGGCGGCGCTGGATGGCGCCAGCCCCTGGCAGCAGTTCTGGTTCATCACCGTGCCCACGCTGCGGACCACGACCTTCTTCGTGGTGTTCATGTCGCTGGTCGGGGCCTTCCAGCTGTTCGACCAGGCCTACGTCATGACCCAGGGCGGGCCTGGCTACGCCACCACGACCGCCGTGTACCAGATCTACAGCAACGGCTTCACGCAGCTGCGCATGGGCTACGCCTCGGCGCAGGCAGTCGTGCTGGCCATCGCCATCCTGTGCGTGTCGCTGCTCAGCATGCGCCTCAACCGCGACGTGACGGGAGCCTGA
- a CDS encoding glycoside hydrolase family 76 protein produces the protein MTPATVRANLAFGALMTHFWNEERALFEIRVPFASAQHDLPTDPFHYWWQAHGLDVLVDAFERDGDGRHLAQAARLLEAVVRENGSLTNDYYDDMLWLALACLRAWDAGGDPRFRDAALTLWDDIQGGWNDHCGGGITWRKPQLDYKNTPANAPAIILATRLYARLGREEDLAWARRLYRWQVEHLVDPDTGFVWDGLNRLGDGELDRDWAFTYCQGVQIGAALELHAVTGERSLLDAARRTVAAARARLADPATLALPDEGDGDAGLFKGILARYLAQFARVADDEPTRTWLTRNAALAWQHRDAALGVCSTSWTAAPGTPVELSAALSGVMLFEAAAWLHLDHLPPVGRGA, from the coding sequence ATGACGCCGGCCACCGTCCGGGCCAACCTGGCCTTCGGCGCCCTGATGACGCACTTCTGGAATGAGGAGCGCGCCCTGTTCGAGATCCGGGTGCCGTTCGCCTCCGCCCAGCACGATCTGCCGACCGACCCGTTCCACTACTGGTGGCAGGCGCACGGCCTGGACGTGCTGGTGGACGCGTTCGAGCGCGACGGAGACGGGCGTCATCTTGCGCAGGCCGCTCGCCTGCTGGAGGCCGTGGTGCGCGAGAACGGCTCGCTGACCAACGACTACTACGACGACATGCTGTGGCTGGCCCTCGCGTGTCTGCGCGCGTGGGATGCGGGGGGCGACCCGCGCTTCCGGGACGCTGCCCTGACACTCTGGGACGACATTCAGGGCGGCTGGAACGATCACTGTGGCGGCGGCATCACGTGGCGCAAACCGCAGCTCGACTACAAGAACACCCCGGCCAACGCCCCGGCCATCATCCTGGCGACCCGGCTGTACGCGCGCCTCGGGCGGGAAGAGGACCTCGCCTGGGCGCGCCGGCTCTACCGGTGGCAGGTGGAGCATCTGGTGGATCCGGACACCGGCTTCGTCTGGGATGGCCTCAACCGCCTGGGCGACGGTGAACTTGACCGGGACTGGGCCTTCACCTACTGCCAGGGGGTGCAGATCGGGGCGGCCCTTGAACTGCACGCGGTCACCGGCGAGCGGTCGCTGCTGGACGCCGCGAGGCGCACCGTCGCGGCCGCCCGCGCCCGCCTGGCAGACCCCGCGACGCTCGCGCTGCCCGACGAGGGCGACGGCGACGCAGGACTGTTCAAAGGCATCCTGGCGCGCTACCTCGCCCAGTTCGCCCGGGTCGCGGACGATGAGCCGACCCGGACCTGGCTGACCCGCAATGCCGCCCTCGCCTGGCAGCATCGGGACGCCGCGCTGGGGGTGTGTTCGACGTCGTGGACCGCAGCGCCTGGCACGCCGGTTGAGCTGAGCGCCGCACTGTCGGGCGTGATGCTGTTCGAGGCGGCGGCGTGGCTGCATCTGGACCACCTGCCACCGGTGGGGCGCGGCGCGTGA
- a CDS encoding GntR family transcriptional regulator: MLTVAAHLYERIVSSVLDDLRAGRLRPGDRVPSEHELARIFEVSRITSRRALEVLASARVVDRVQGRGTFVAPDLPDLERVGATLGLSPEPAPDAPTVPGVRFNLLGLVLPDFNESYGLQLVYTIESRASALGLDLILKRTYGVRENEDRAITRLVARGVDGLIVFPVHGEHYNPVLLKVVLDSFPVVLIDRYLRGIPAQAVVTDNHAAAAALTQHLIELGHREIAFVSPPLENTSALEERYAGWSAALTDHGLLSRTGSVLSNLKSTLPTRLHPANIAADRGLLEEFVRTTGATAFVCAEYNLALQLINILSGLGRRVPEDVSVACFDAPFDPLASPDEPTFFTHIRQNEAEMGEVAVGQVLARLRGETPPTLTHVPFRLIPGRSTAAPRR; this comes from the coding sequence GTGCTGACCGTGGCCGCCCACCTGTACGAACGCATCGTGTCGAGCGTCCTCGACGACCTCCGGGCGGGTCGGCTGCGTCCGGGCGACCGGGTGCCGTCCGAACACGAGCTGGCCCGCATCTTCGAGGTCAGCCGCATCACGTCGCGCCGGGCGCTCGAAGTACTGGCGTCCGCCCGCGTGGTGGACCGGGTGCAGGGGCGCGGCACCTTCGTGGCGCCGGACCTGCCGGACCTGGAACGGGTCGGCGCCACCCTCGGCCTCTCGCCGGAGCCTGCGCCGGACGCGCCCACGGTGCCCGGCGTGCGCTTCAACCTGCTGGGACTGGTGCTGCCGGACTTCAACGAATCGTACGGGCTACAGCTGGTCTACACCATCGAGAGCCGCGCGTCCGCGCTGGGCCTGGACCTGATTCTCAAGCGGACGTACGGCGTGCGCGAAAACGAGGACCGGGCCATCACCCGGCTGGTGGCGCGCGGCGTGGACGGGCTGATCGTGTTCCCGGTGCACGGCGAGCACTACAACCCGGTGCTGCTCAAAGTGGTGCTGGACAGCTTCCCGGTGGTGCTGATCGACCGGTACCTGCGCGGCATTCCGGCGCAGGCGGTGGTGACGGACAACCACGCGGCGGCGGCGGCCCTGACCCAGCACCTGATTGAACTGGGGCACCGGGAGATCGCCTTCGTGTCGCCGCCGCTGGAGAACACCAGTGCCCTGGAGGAACGCTACGCCGGCTGGAGCGCGGCCCTCACCGACCACGGCCTGCTGAGCCGCACCGGGTCGGTGTTGAGCAACCTGAAGTCCACGCTGCCCACCCGGCTGCACCCGGCCAACATCGCCGCCGACCGTGGCCTGCTGGAGGAATTCGTGCGGACGACGGGCGCCACCGCGTTCGTGTGCGCCGAATACAACCTCGCGCTGCAGCTGATCAACATCCTGAGTGGCCTGGGAAGGCGCGTGCCGGAGGACGTCTCGGTCGCGTGCTTCGACGCGCCGTTTGACCCGCTCGCCTCGCCGGACGAGCCGACCTTCTTCACGCACATCCGGCAGAACGAGGCCGAGATGGGGGAGGTGGCGGTCGGTCAGGTGCTGGCGCGCCTGCGCGGCGAGACGCCGCCCACCCTCACCCACGTGCCGTTTCGCCTGATTCCGGGCCGCTCAACGGCCGCGCCGCGCCGCTGA
- a CDS encoding FAD-binding dehydrogenase, protein MPTLDADVIVVGAGLAGLVAAAELADAGKRVLLLDQEGEQNLGGQAYWSFGGLFFVNSPEQRRLGIRDSLELARRDWETTAAFDRPSDHWPRRWADAYLEFAAGEKRQWLHDQGMRWFPAVGWAERGGGGAAQPGNSVPRFHVTWGTGPGVLEPFERRVRQHVQTGRVAFRFRHRVRGLNLTDGVVHGVHGDVLEPSDVARGESSSRVVVDGFDLNAQAVLITSGGIGGNHELVRRHWPTDRLGPAPDFLLSGVPQHVDGLLQQQAAAQGASLINPDRMWHYTEGLRNWNSIWPNHGIRILPGPSSLWLDPTGKRLPFPHIPGASSYDTLKHITTHRYPYTWFLLNRAIIKREFALSGSEQNPDLTGRNIRLTLRRAGKHIAAPVQAFMDNGADFVVRRTLPDLVRAMNALTGNEQVDLATVEREVLDRDAQLRNVAGKDAQLAIVRGARAVLSERLIRVAKPAPMLSPADGPLIAVRLNILTRKSLGGLETDLQGRVLSPGGQPLPGLYAAGEVAGFGGGGVHGYRSLEGTFLGGCIFSGRTAGRAIAEAVR, encoded by the coding sequence CTGGTCCTTCGGCGGGCTCTTCTTTGTGAACAGCCCCGAACAGCGCCGTCTGGGCATCCGCGACTCGCTGGAGCTGGCACGCCGCGACTGGGAGACGACCGCCGCGTTTGACCGGCCCAGCGACCACTGGCCGCGCCGCTGGGCCGACGCCTATCTGGAGTTTGCCGCCGGGGAGAAACGCCAGTGGCTGCACGACCAGGGCATGCGCTGGTTTCCGGCGGTCGGCTGGGCGGAGCGCGGCGGCGGCGGGGCGGCACAGCCGGGCAACAGCGTGCCGCGCTTCCACGTCACCTGGGGCACCGGGCCGGGCGTGCTGGAGCCGTTCGAGCGCCGGGTGAGGCAGCACGTGCAGACCGGCCGTGTGGCCTTCCGCTTCCGGCACCGGGTACGTGGCCTGAACCTGACGGACGGGGTAGTGCATGGCGTTCACGGCGACGTCCTGGAACCGTCCGACGTGGCGCGCGGCGAATCCAGCTCCCGGGTGGTGGTGGACGGGTTTGACCTGAATGCCCAGGCCGTGCTGATCACTTCGGGCGGCATCGGCGGCAACCATGAGCTGGTGCGGCGTCACTGGCCCACCGATCGGTTGGGACCAGCCCCGGACTTCCTGCTCTCCGGCGTGCCGCAGCATGTGGACGGGCTGCTTCAGCAGCAGGCCGCGGCGCAGGGCGCCAGCCTGATCAACCCGGACCGGATGTGGCACTACACCGAGGGCCTGCGCAACTGGAATTCCATCTGGCCGAACCACGGCATCCGCATCCTGCCGGGACCGAGCAGCCTGTGGCTCGACCCCACTGGGAAGCGCCTCCCATTCCCTCATATTCCCGGCGCGAGCAGCTACGACACCCTCAAACACATCACCACCCACCGCTACCCGTACACGTGGTTCCTGCTCAACCGCGCCATCATCAAGCGCGAATTTGCCCTGTCCGGCAGTGAGCAGAACCCGGACCTGACCGGCAGGAACATCCGCCTGACCCTCCGGCGGGCGGGAAAGCACATCGCGGCGCCGGTGCAGGCCTTCATGGACAACGGGGCGGACTTCGTGGTGCGCCGGACCCTGCCGGACCTGGTCCGCGCCATGAATGCGCTCACCGGGAATGAGCAGGTGGACCTCGCCACGGTGGAACGGGAGGTGCTGGACCGGGACGCTCAGCTGCGTAATGTCGCCGGCAAGGATGCCCAGCTCGCCATCGTCCGGGGGGCACGCGCGGTGCTGAGTGAGCGGCTGATCCGGGTGGCCAAACCCGCCCCGATGCTGAGCCCGGCCGACGGTCCCCTGATCGCGGTGCGGCTCAACATCCTGACCCGCAAGTCGCTCGGCGGCCTGGAAACGGACCTGCAGGGCCGGGTCCTCTCCCCGGGAGGCCAGCCGTTGCCGGGCCTGTATGCGGCGGGCGAGGTGGCAGGGTTCGGCGGCGGTGGCGTGCACGGCTACCGCTCGCTGGAAGGCACCTTCCTGGGCGGCTGCATCTTCAGCGGCCGCACTGCCGGCCGGGCCATCGCCGAAGCGGTTCGGTAA
- a CDS encoding SRPBCC family protein produces the protein MEYSGFRHVQASPEQVYAFVSDVRNLPRYLPTTKHAEPQGPDRVVVDGVAQGHDYHADGQFHQDAEQRRLSWSSDGEIRYSGHLEVVPAGTGESEVRVHLTFDPDPQHAATQGTPGHAPQDHQIQEGIDKALESIANQLEGRGGKVEPSSAGTT, from the coding sequence ATGGAATATTCCGGTTTCCGACACGTCCAGGCATCACCCGAGCAGGTCTACGCTTTCGTCTCCGATGTCCGCAACCTGCCCCGGTATCTGCCGACCACCAAACATGCCGAGCCGCAGGGCCCGGACCGGGTCGTGGTAGACGGCGTGGCTCAGGGGCACGACTACCACGCGGACGGCCAGTTCCATCAGGATGCGGAGCAGCGCCGGCTGTCGTGGAGCAGCGACGGCGAGATTCGCTACTCCGGACACCTGGAGGTGGTGCCGGCCGGGACCGGCGAGAGCGAGGTGCGGGTGCACCTTACCTTCGACCCGGACCCACAGCATGCCGCGACTCAGGGCACCCCGGGCCACGCGCCACAGGACCACCAGATTCAGGAGGGCATCGACAAGGCGCTGGAATCCATCGCGAATCAGCTGGAAGGCCGGGGCGGCAAGGTCGAACCGTCATCGGCCGGCACCACCTGA
- a CDS encoding carbohydrate ABC transporter permease, with protein MNRRLRLTPLVVVRETLYYAVLVFVALVMALPFYWMLATSFKPDADIFTDPIRWIPQRWTLDHYIKAFTLVPFGRYFLNSTVMAFLGVVANLLLGSLAGYAFARLRFRGREGLFRMKLASLLVPGVVTLIPTFIILRSFPFAGGNDLLGHGGQGLLNTYWAIVLPGAAGAFAVFFMRQFFRTLPEDLIDAARVDGASELRIFWSIYLPLCGPALATLGIFTFQAGWNVFLWALIVFNDPNMSTVQMGLQAFSFNHNTDYGPLMAASVVVSLPVLIVFLFAQRYFTQSISFSGVK; from the coding sequence ATGAACAGACGACTCCGGCTGACTCCACTGGTCGTGGTGCGCGAAACGCTGTATTACGCCGTGCTGGTCTTCGTGGCGCTGGTCATGGCGCTCCCGTTCTACTGGATGCTCGCCACCTCGTTCAAACCCGACGCCGACATCTTCACCGATCCGATCCGCTGGATTCCGCAGCGCTGGACTCTGGACCACTACATCAAGGCCTTTACGCTGGTGCCGTTCGGCCGCTACTTCCTGAACTCCACCGTGATGGCCTTCCTGGGGGTGGTGGCCAACCTGCTGCTCGGCAGCCTGGCCGGGTACGCATTCGCCCGGCTGCGCTTCCGGGGCCGCGAGGGGCTGTTCCGCATGAAACTGGCGTCGCTGCTGGTGCCGGGCGTCGTGACGCTGATTCCGACCTTTATCATCCTGCGGTCGTTTCCGTTCGCTGGAGGCAACGACCTGCTCGGGCACGGCGGCCAGGGGCTGCTGAACACCTACTGGGCGATCGTGTTGCCCGGCGCGGCAGGGGCATTCGCGGTGTTCTTCATGCGCCAGTTCTTCCGTACCCTGCCCGAGGATTTGATCGACGCCGCGCGCGTGGACGGCGCCTCGGAATTGCGCATCTTCTGGAGCATCTACCTGCCGCTGTGCGGCCCGGCCCTGGCGACCCTCGGCATCTTCACCTTCCAGGCCGGCTGGAACGTGTTTCTGTGGGCGCTGATCGTGTTCAACGACCCCAACATGTCCACGGTGCAGATGGGCCTGCAGGCCTTCAGCTTCAACCACAACACCGATTACGGCCCCCTGATGGCGGCGTCGGTGGTGGTGTCGCTGCCGGTGCTGATCGTGTTCCTGTTCGCCCAGCGCTACTTCACCCAGTCGATCTCATTCTCGGGGGTGAAATGA
- a CDS encoding glycoside hydrolase family 76 protein yields the protein MRNTLLLWLTVPGLCVSAAPAQPAPSAPDPARAMSDFLKAYWDPDRGLFLAWNRSAPFARPSGAGPGGGKYSDFWWAAQLWDLVLDAAARDPDNAADRALIAQVYDGFQAAYPEWQNDFNDDLGWWAQAATRAAALTHDARYQQRAEALFTDIWRSWTPDLGGGVLWRRSGGTQKNVATNAPLVVTAVRLYQATNDPVYLERARQLYTFVDTRLTDGDARVYDNIEGGELRRWDFTYNVGNFVLASLALREVTTDPAERAHLLTRAVKSADWALANLTNAGIFLDEGSGDGGGFKGVLMRGLAALTREPDLNPGSRARYTDSLRENATQVWNQRRPSDGLVGPDWSSPAGDGVIESMTAASAVAALLLAPPPLPGGPVTGNGRYEAENSLREHVNTSVAAPGFTGRGYVNAFVQDGGFVEFRVNVASAGPYTARLHYSAGAGAAVRSVSVNGADARPVTLPATPDWQTWADQDVPLTLPAGASRVRLSFNRLSGDRNWLNLDHLTLGSRP from the coding sequence ATGCGGAACACCCTGCTCCTCTGGCTGACGGTGCCGGGCCTGTGCGTCTCGGCGGCGCCTGCCCAGCCTGCACCCTCCGCGCCCGACCCTGCCCGGGCGATGAGCGACTTCCTGAAAGCCTACTGGGACCCGGACCGGGGCCTGTTCCTGGCCTGGAACCGCAGCGCGCCCTTCGCCCGGCCGAGTGGAGCGGGGCCGGGCGGCGGCAAATACAGCGATTTCTGGTGGGCCGCGCAGCTGTGGGACCTGGTGCTGGATGCGGCGGCGCGGGACCCGGACAACGCGGCGGACCGCGCCCTGATCGCCCAGGTGTACGACGGCTTTCAGGCGGCGTACCCGGAGTGGCAGAACGACTTCAACGACGACCTCGGCTGGTGGGCGCAGGCGGCCACGCGGGCCGCGGCCCTCACCCATGACGCGCGCTACCAGCAGCGGGCCGAGGCGCTCTTCACCGACATCTGGCGCTCCTGGACACCCGACCTGGGCGGCGGGGTGCTGTGGCGCCGCTCCGGCGGCACCCAGAAGAACGTCGCGACCAACGCGCCGCTGGTCGTGACGGCAGTGCGGCTGTACCAGGCGACGAACGACCCGGTCTACCTGGAGCGGGCCCGGCAGCTGTACACCTTCGTGGACACTCGCCTCACCGATGGGGACGCGCGGGTCTACGACAACATCGAGGGGGGCGAGCTGCGGCGCTGGGACTTCACGTACAACGTCGGCAACTTCGTGCTCGCGTCGCTGGCGCTGCGGGAGGTGACGACAGACCCGGCCGAGCGGGCGCACCTGCTGACCCGCGCCGTGAAGTCGGCCGACTGGGCGCTGGCGAACCTCACGAACGCAGGCATCTTCCTGGACGAGGGCAGCGGCGACGGTGGCGGCTTCAAGGGCGTCCTGATGCGCGGCCTCGCCGCCCTGACCCGGGAGCCGGACCTGAACCCGGGCTCGCGCGCCCGTTACACCGACAGCCTGCGCGAGAACGCCACGCAGGTGTGGAACCAGCGCCGCCCCTCCGACGGTCTGGTCGGCCCTGACTGGTCGTCCCCGGCGGGCGACGGGGTGATCGAGAGCATGACGGCCGCCTCGGCGGTCGCGGCGCTGCTCCTGGCCCCGCCTCCGCTTCCGGGCGGCCCAGTCACGGGCAACGGGCGCTACGAGGCCGAGAACAGCCTGCGCGAGCACGTGAACACCAGTGTGGCCGCTCCCGGCTTTACCGGGCGTGGGTACGTCAATGCGTTCGTTCAGGACGGCGGCTTTGTGGAGTTCCGGGTCAACGTGGCCAGCGCAGGTCCGTATACCGCGCGGCTGCATTACAGCGCGGGAGCAGGTGCGGCGGTGCGCTCGGTCAGCGTGAATGGAGCGGACGCGCGTCCGGTGACGCTGCCTGCCACTCCCGACTGGCAGACCTGGGCCGACCAGGACGTGCCGCTGACCTTGCCGGCGGGGGCGAGCCGGGTGCGCCTGTCGTTCAACCGCCTGTCCGGTGACCGCAACTGGCTCAACCTCGATCACCTGACGCTCGGGAGCCGCCCATGA
- a CDS encoding glycosyl hydrolase family 28-related protein translates to MDQVGQGSLLNRKDVRLKVTTLLAGLTLALSACGQQTTAPQVQVGALAAQVSTGNLGPNVTVLDPSMSVAEIKAKVDAIAAAQFSNEFGPRRDAIYFKPGTYGSATEPLNFQVGYYTEVAGLGASPTDVVINGTINVYNRCLDNNETGNCLALTNFWRSMSNLTIKATGGMTKVLGEAAPRPDWCTNTEFWAVSQAAPLRRVNVIGGMSFMDYCSSGPQYASGGFMADSRHSGADALVNGSQQQWYTRNSQIVSWSNAVWSAVFSGVVGAPAETFPTPNAYTVLDTTPVSREKPYLFVDASGQYNVRVPSVQVNSRGITWGAGMTPGRTVPLSDFYVATPSDSVQTINNQLARGRNLILTPGVYSIDQSIAVKRADTVVLGLGYATLTAANGATPITVADVPGVVIAGITLEAGPTMSQTLMRVGTKNGNNGSQVRASATNPTTLSDVFLRVGGAQIGKVDAALEINSDNVLIDHTWVWRADHGVEGPGGTSLPDTQRWAQVIGNNGVVVNGNNVTATGLFVEHFQKNNVVWNGENGKTIFFQNELPYDPPTQEAWNAGNGGNGEQGWAAYRVADTVRTHQLYGGGAYVFNQNNPSIHTTNGFEAPATPGVRLHHLLTVNLSAGTIDHVVNGVGGPADTTRVGQPVYVTDAP, encoded by the coding sequence ATGGATCAGGTGGGGCAGGGTTCGTTGCTCAACAGGAAAGACGTTCGGCTCAAGGTCACCACGCTGCTGGCCGGACTGACGCTGGCGCTCAGCGCGTGCGGCCAGCAGACCACGGCGCCGCAGGTGCAGGTCGGCGCCCTGGCGGCTCAGGTATCGACCGGAAACCTCGGGCCGAACGTCACGGTGCTGGACCCCAGCATGTCGGTGGCCGAGATCAAGGCGAAGGTGGACGCCATCGCCGCCGCACAGTTCTCCAACGAGTTCGGTCCGCGGCGGGACGCGATCTACTTCAAGCCCGGCACCTACGGATCGGCCACCGAGCCGCTCAATTTCCAGGTCGGCTATTACACCGAGGTCGCCGGGCTGGGCGCCTCGCCCACGGACGTCGTGATCAACGGCACCATCAACGTCTATAACCGCTGCCTCGACAATAACGAGACGGGAAACTGCCTCGCCCTGACCAACTTCTGGCGCTCGATGTCCAACCTCACCATCAAGGCGACCGGCGGCATGACCAAGGTGCTGGGTGAGGCCGCCCCGCGTCCGGACTGGTGCACCAACACCGAGTTCTGGGCGGTATCGCAGGCGGCGCCGCTGCGCCGCGTGAATGTCATTGGCGGGATGTCGTTCATGGATTACTGCTCCAGTGGCCCGCAGTACGCGTCCGGCGGTTTCATGGCCGACTCGCGGCACAGCGGCGCCGACGCCCTGGTCAACGGCTCGCAGCAGCAGTGGTACACCCGCAACAGCCAGATCGTGAGCTGGTCAAACGCGGTGTGGAGCGCCGTGTTCTCCGGTGTGGTGGGCGCGCCGGCCGAGACGTTCCCGACGCCGAACGCCTACACGGTGCTGGACACCACGCCGGTCAGCCGCGAAAAGCCGTACCTGTTCGTGGACGCGAGCGGCCAGTACAACGTGCGTGTGCCGTCGGTGCAGGTCAACAGCCGCGGCATCACCTGGGGCGCAGGCATGACGCCGGGCCGGACCGTCCCGCTCTCGGACTTCTATGTGGCCACGCCGTCCGACTCGGTGCAGACAATCAACAACCAGTTGGCCCGCGGCCGGAATCTGATCCTGACGCCAGGCGTCTACAGCATCGACCAGAGCATCGCCGTCAAGCGCGCGGACACGGTGGTGCTGGGCCTCGGCTACGCCACCCTGACGGCCGCGAACGGGGCCACGCCGATCACGGTGGCGGACGTGCCCGGCGTGGTCATTGCGGGCATCACGCTGGAGGCCGGCCCGACCATGTCGCAGACGCTGATGCGCGTGGGCACCAAGAACGGCAACAACGGGTCACAGGTGCGCGCCTCCGCCACCAACCCGACCACGCTGTCCGACGTGTTCCTGCGGGTCGGGGGCGCCCAGATCGGCAAGGTCGACGCGGCGCTGGAGATCAACAGTGACAACGTCCTGATCGATCACACCTGGGTGTGGCGCGCCGACCACGGCGTCGAAGGCCCGGGCGGCACCAGCCTCCCCGACACCCAGCGCTGGGCGCAGGTGATCGGCAACAACGGTGTCGTGGTGAACGGCAACAACGTGACGGCGACCGGCCTGTTCGTCGAGCACTTTCAGAAGAACAACGTCGTCTGGAACGGGGAGAACGGCAAGACCATCTTCTTCCAGAACGAGCTGCCCTACGATCCGCCCACCCAGGAGGCCTGGAATGCGGGCAACGGCGGCAACGGCGAGCAGGGCTGGGCGGCGTACCGGGTGGCCGACACGGTCAGGACGCACCAGCTGTACGGCGGCGGCGCGTACGTGTTCAACCAGAACAACCCCTCGATTCACACCACCAACGGTTTCGAGGCCCCTGCCACGCCGGGCGTCCGCCTGCATCATCTCCTGACGGTCAACCTGAGCGCCGGCACCATCGACCACGTGGTCAACGGTGTGGGCGGACCAGCCGACACCACCCGGGTGGGCCAGCCGGTGTACGTCACCGACGCTCCCTGA
- a CDS encoding glycoside hydrolase family 125 protein, with product MISPAVSQLVAEMRHALRDRPRLAETFARCFPNTLDTTVRRMDDGTAFVFTGDIPAMWLRDSTAQVSPYLPLAAHDEALRQLIVGLIRRQAMYIRIDPYANAFNAAPDGSGHAGDLPPKGDWVWERKFELDSLCAPVSLLFRYWKVTGDLQVFTEDVRAMLRTVVGVMRVEQRHETSPYTFERPGPHPPSDTLSHGGRGSPVAYTGMVWSGFRPSDDACAYGYLIPANMFAVVILGQLAELARDVLDDAALSTEALALRDEIERGIQAHGIVEHPEHGPIYAYETDGLGRHLLMDDANVPSLLSIPYLGYRDAADPLYMNTRRFVLSHDNPSFARGRYAAGIGSPHTPPGMVWPIALAMQGLTSTSDEERERLLDMLVATTAGTAYMHESFDPDDPDVFTREWFAWANSLFAEFVLHSVRWTAEVK from the coding sequence ATGATCTCACCCGCCGTTTCGCAGCTTGTGGCGGAGATGCGCCATGCCCTCCGGGACCGGCCCCGGCTCGCCGAGACCTTCGCGCGCTGCTTCCCCAACACCCTGGACACCACCGTCCGCCGGATGGATGACGGCACCGCGTTCGTGTTCACCGGCGACATTCCGGCCATGTGGCTGCGTGACAGCACCGCGCAGGTCAGCCCGTACCTGCCGCTCGCCGCGCACGACGAGGCGCTGAGACAGCTGATCGTCGGGCTGATCCGCCGTCAGGCGATGTACATCCGCATTGATCCGTATGCCAACGCCTTCAACGCGGCGCCGGACGGCAGCGGTCACGCGGGCGACCTGCCGCCCAAGGGCGACTGGGTGTGGGAGCGCAAATTCGAGCTTGACTCGCTGTGCGCCCCGGTGTCGCTGCTGTTCCGCTACTGGAAGGTGACCGGCGACCTGCAGGTCTTTACGGAGGACGTGCGGGCCATGCTCAGGACCGTGGTGGGAGTGATGCGGGTGGAGCAGCGTCACGAGACGTCCCCGTACACCTTCGAGCGGCCCGGTCCCCACCCGCCGAGCGACACGCTCAGTCACGGCGGACGTGGCTCTCCGGTCGCCTACACCGGCATGGTGTGGTCGGGGTTCCGGCCGAGCGACGACGCGTGTGCCTACGGGTACCTGATCCCGGCCAACATGTTCGCAGTCGTGATTCTCGGTCAGCTGGCGGAGCTGGCGCGCGACGTGCTGGACGACGCCGCGTTGAGCACTGAGGCGCTGGCCCTGCGCGATGAGATCGAGCGCGGTATTCAGGCGCACGGCATCGTGGAACATCCGGAGCACGGCCCCATCTACGCTTACGAGACGGACGGGCTCGGCCGTCATCTGCTGATGGACGACGCGAATGTGCCGAGCCTGCTCTCCATCCCGTACCTCGGGTACCGCGACGCCGCGGACCCGCTGTACATGAATACCCGGCGCTTCGTGCTGAGCCACGACAACCCGAGTTTTGCCCGAGGCCGGTACGCGGCCGGAATCGGCAGCCCACACACGCCGCCCGGCATGGTCTGGCCCATCGCGCTCGCCATGCAGGGCCTGACCTCCACCTCAGACGAGGAGCGCGAGCGGCTGCTCGACATGCTGGTGGCCACGACCGCCGGAACTGCCTACATGCACGAGAGCTTTGACCCGGACGACCCCGACGTGTTCACGCGCGAGTGGTTCGCCTGGGCCAATTCTTTGTTTGCTGAATTCGTGCTGCACAGCGTCCGCTGGACGGCGGAGGTGAAGTAG